Proteins encoded together in one Leptospira meyeri window:
- the pyrE gene encoding orotate phosphoribosyltransferase → MSQTYRNQLFLWMKSHVYRYSEAPFRLASGLESHHYFNCKEITLHPERLATLAECFVEEIIPKLGLDFQAVGGLTLGADPLAYSIALAYHRKGKLIYPLVVRKEAKGHGTGQQIEGFWKETKSCLVVDDVITTGGSTLKAVQALREAGISVTKGICILNREEGGSENLEKSGIQMESIFRKSEFF, encoded by the coding sequence ATGTCCCAAACTTATCGCAATCAGCTCTTTCTTTGGATGAAATCCCATGTATATCGTTATTCAGAAGCACCGTTTCGGCTAGCGAGTGGATTAGAATCTCATCATTATTTTAATTGTAAGGAAATCACTCTCCATCCGGAAAGACTTGCCACACTAGCAGAATGTTTTGTCGAGGAAATCATTCCAAAACTTGGTTTAGACTTCCAGGCTGTGGGTGGTTTGACATTGGGAGCTGATCCATTAGCTTATTCGATTGCGTTAGCATATCACAGGAAAGGGAAACTTATTTACCCACTTGTTGTTAGAAAGGAAGCAAAGGGACATGGGACAGGCCAACAAATAGAAGGTTTTTGGAAAGAAACTAAATCTTGTCTAGTAGTGGATGATGTCATTACTACTGGAGGGTCAACTCTCAAGGCGGTCCAAGCATTGCGAGAAGCAGGAATTTCCGTCACCAAAGGAATTTGTATTTTAAATAGAGAAGAAGGCGGCTCAGAAAATTTAGAAAAATCTGGGATTCAGATGGAATCAATCTTTCGTAAAAGTGAGTTTTTTTAA
- a CDS encoding bacitracin resistance protein BacA, whose product MDPDHIYTPPGGPPPPNPNVKFLFEKWGETAIRQLVSVFYDLVAHSEIKWMFQGDWDLAKEKQADFMIQVLGGPSYYIEKWGPARMRMRHFVFPISEKEREVWFRCYDEALQKFDFEHDDKIDFLYFLDGFSAWMVNRKDSNQ is encoded by the coding sequence TTGGATCCAGATCATATCTACACTCCGCCCGGAGGTCCTCCCCCTCCAAACCCCAATGTGAAATTTCTTTTTGAAAAATGGGGCGAAACGGCAATTCGCCAACTTGTCTCCGTTTTTTATGATCTGGTTGCTCATTCTGAAATTAAATGGATGTTTCAGGGTGACTGGGATTTGGCCAAAGAGAAACAAGCAGATTTTATGATCCAAGTGTTAGGTGGGCCAAGTTACTATATTGAAAAATGGGGACCGGCTAGGATGCGGATGCGCCATTTTGTTTTTCCTATTTCTGAAAAGGAGAGGGAAGTTTGGTTTCGTTGTTATGATGAAGCCTTACAAAAGTTTGATTTTGAACATGACGATAAAATTGATTTTTTATATTTTTTAGATGGTTTTAGCGCCTGGATGGTAAATCGTAAAGACTCTAATCAGTAA
- a CDS encoding ABC transporter permease: MKMIYYSFILGYFKDHFPKMLLSIGGISLGIALFVSTQINSWRAEQSVLDQMIGYSSENFVGRYVANNQNQGANDRFLKILESNIPENIRIEPELLTKATYSITNNQIHSIPVIGRDILQTKIISPEKDPLEKIPKYLLSRALANQLKINTGHITLSICEKDIQLQKDNFNILPMEGIFLVMDISRLQSICDKQKQLTSIWLIDEENKTPLSKIQIIKSEEWTYETKDQIIERAGVVLSSLKINLTIVSLVSVLISFFMVSNMFTGLYLSRKREFGIFLSIGSSKRNNFLLFLTQAIVIGILGGIAGVLLGILIANTNFFTTVNTITDTNQISSYRTIPISVILFGLTISILGSIIASIYNSYKSFQILPIDLIREKDTGNSTHLFGFSQKSNLFFSLLSLFFGISLGLVHIAKQILPGIIGIGFVIFAFVLLNFLCLPFIIQQIDIFLSKFRFQPSAKIGLKEIQSEPWKHGLTASTIMLSSSLVLTLTSLTESYEQSVVRWVNEENKSDFSLISEKKMNSGEPGVPVFLLEKLTKDPNFSAIEPFFIDSKFIVNGKYYTLHVFHFPSQYNKNEIIVSKNLCFLDHICKGDLININTEKESRLPIKIQDTREHFFSERGTIMMDYSFFQKKFDVKFLNSIRITVNKNTSKEDTIKLLTKITEKYDLKYINQIELKKLYLEGMSKVFSILDTLKISALIISILALTTSLVYFIREKSQMLAGLKSIGMNSFQMFQMIYYQALFLVSFGILSGILNSIVLSPIVIFGINRNAFGWVLDFQYPFSFVVKLPIIIPAITFIICLIPFHFLKQMNISKELKYE, translated from the coding sequence ATGAAAATGATATATTATTCATTTATACTTGGGTATTTCAAGGACCACTTCCCAAAAATGTTGCTTTCTATCGGAGGCATTAGTCTAGGGATTGCCTTATTTGTAAGCACCCAAATTAATTCATGGAGAGCTGAACAAAGTGTTCTAGACCAAATGATTGGGTATTCTTCAGAAAATTTTGTTGGAAGGTATGTTGCAAATAACCAAAACCAAGGAGCAAATGATCGATTTTTAAAAATACTGGAATCAAATATTCCTGAAAACATTCGGATCGAACCCGAGTTACTGACAAAAGCGACGTATTCAATAACAAACAATCAAATACATAGTATCCCTGTCATTGGAAGAGATATCCTTCAGACAAAGATCATAAGCCCCGAAAAAGATCCCCTGGAAAAAATCCCAAAATATTTATTAAGCCGTGCCCTTGCCAACCAATTAAAAATAAATACTGGCCATATAACTTTATCTATATGTGAAAAAGATATCCAACTTCAAAAAGACAACTTTAACATTTTACCAATGGAAGGAATTTTTCTGGTTATGGATATCAGTAGATTACAATCCATTTGCGACAAACAAAAACAACTTACTTCCATTTGGCTAATCGATGAAGAAAACAAAACACCTTTGTCAAAGATACAAATTATAAAATCGGAAGAATGGACTTACGAAACAAAAGACCAGATTATAGAACGGGCCGGAGTTGTTTTAAGTTCCCTCAAAATAAACCTAACGATCGTTTCACTAGTATCCGTTCTGATATCATTTTTTATGGTCTCAAATATGTTTACCGGCCTGTATTTATCCAGGAAAAGGGAATTCGGAATTTTTTTATCGATTGGATCAAGTAAAAGAAACAACTTTTTATTATTTCTAACCCAAGCCATAGTGATTGGCATTTTAGGAGGGATTGCCGGAGTTTTATTAGGTATTTTGATTGCCAACACTAACTTCTTTACAACAGTAAATACAATCACTGATACCAACCAAATCAGTTCCTACCGAACTATACCAATCTCTGTCATTTTATTTGGACTTACTATTTCCATCCTTGGATCCATTATCGCATCGATTTATAATTCTTATAAATCGTTTCAAATTTTACCCATTGATTTGATCAGGGAAAAAGATACTGGAAATTCTACACACCTCTTTGGATTTTCCCAAAAATCGAACCTTTTTTTCTCTCTCTTATCTTTGTTTTTTGGAATTTCCTTAGGCCTTGTTCATATCGCCAAACAAATCCTTCCAGGAATAATCGGCATAGGATTTGTTATCTTCGCATTTGTACTGTTAAATTTTTTATGTTTACCCTTTATTATACAGCAGATCGACATTTTTTTGTCAAAGTTCCGATTTCAACCAAGTGCTAAAATTGGATTAAAAGAAATTCAATCTGAACCTTGGAAACATGGACTCACTGCCTCAACGATTATGTTGTCGAGTTCACTTGTCCTTACTCTCACGAGTCTGACTGAAAGTTACGAGCAATCCGTTGTTCGTTGGGTGAATGAAGAAAACAAATCAGACTTTTCACTTATTAGTGAAAAAAAAATGAACTCTGGAGAGCCTGGTGTTCCAGTTTTTCTTTTAGAAAAATTGACCAAAGACCCAAACTTTTCGGCAATTGAACCATTCTTCATTGATTCCAAATTCATTGTGAACGGAAAATATTATACCTTACATGTATTCCACTTTCCTAGCCAATACAATAAAAACGAAATTATTGTTTCAAAAAACTTATGCTTTTTAGATCACATTTGCAAAGGTGATTTGATCAACATTAATACAGAGAAAGAATCACGATTACCGATTAAAATCCAGGATACAAGGGAACACTTTTTTTCTGAAAGAGGTACCATCATGATGGACTACTCTTTTTTTCAGAAAAAATTTGATGTTAAGTTCTTAAACTCCATAAGAATTACAGTAAACAAAAATACTTCGAAAGAAGATACGATCAAACTACTAACAAAAATTACAGAAAAATACGATTTAAAGTATATTAACCAAATAGAATTAAAAAAACTTTACCTTGAAGGAATGAGCAAAGTCTTCTCCATTCTCGATACATTAAAGATATCTGCACTTATCATATCAATTTTGGCGCTAACAACTTCGCTCGTTTATTTTATCAGAGAAAAATCACAAATGTTAGCTGGATTAAAATCAATTGGGATGAATTCATTTCAAATGTTTCAAATGATCTACTACCAGGCCCTATTTCTTGTTTCCTTTGGAATCTTGTCTGGAATTCTTAATAGTATTGTTTTATCGCCAATTGTCATTTTTGGAATCAATCGAAATGCCTTTGGTTGGGTTCTTGATTTTCAATACCCATTCTCATTTGTAGTAAAACTCCCGATAATAATACCCGCAATTACATTTATAATTTGCTTGATACCCTTCCATTTTCTAAAACAAATGAATATTTCAAAAGAATTGAAATATGAATAA
- a CDS encoding ornithine carbamoyltransferase — protein sequence MSQVKHLISWQDWSDGEIRELLEFAVYVKKNRVYFSGHMAGRSLAMLFQKTSTRTRVSFEAGMTELGGHAIFLDWMASNFLLSDIDFEGKYLSSNVAIIMARLKKHEDLLVLKSGSTVPVINGCCNLFHPCQSLADILTIVMDSPNDWQKKNLCYIGVHNNVANSLIEITAALEIHLTLVTPIASEDSIVKDSIERAKKKGTISWETDVKKAVASADYVYTDTWVDMEYFNDPKFQKEKEERIQLMMPYQVNSELLKNTKAKVMHDMPIHAGYEITREMVESDRSIIFTQAENRLDAQKAVILKLLENHN from the coding sequence ATGTCCCAAGTCAAACATTTGATATCTTGGCAAGATTGGAGCGATGGAGAAATCCGGGAACTCCTCGAGTTTGCAGTCTATGTAAAGAAAAATCGGGTTTATTTTTCCGGACATATGGCCGGCAGATCTCTTGCGATGTTATTCCAAAAAACATCGACGAGAACCAGAGTGTCTTTCGAAGCAGGAATGACAGAACTTGGTGGACATGCTATTTTTCTAGATTGGATGGCATCCAACTTCCTACTTTCTGATATAGATTTTGAAGGAAAGTATCTTTCAAGTAATGTTGCCATCATCATGGCTCGACTCAAAAAACACGAAGATCTCCTTGTACTAAAGTCAGGTTCAACTGTCCCAGTTATCAATGGATGTTGCAATTTGTTTCATCCATGCCAATCTCTTGCAGATATACTCACAATAGTGATGGATTCACCAAACGACTGGCAGAAGAAAAATCTCTGTTACATTGGTGTACATAATAATGTAGCCAACTCTCTGATTGAAATCACTGCGGCTCTAGAAATACACTTAACACTCGTAACACCAATAGCGTCCGAGGATTCCATTGTAAAAGATTCCATAGAACGAGCAAAGAAGAAAGGTACTATTTCCTGGGAAACAGACGTCAAAAAAGCTGTGGCTAGTGCAGATTATGTTTATACAGACACTTGGGTGGATATGGAGTATTTCAATGACCCTAAGTTTCAAAAAGAAAAAGAAGAAAGAATTCAGTTGATGATGCCATATCAGGTAAATTCAGAACTCTTAAAAAACACAAAGGCAAAAGTGATGCATGATATGCCAATCCATGCCGGTTATGAAATCACTAGAGAAATGGTTGAAAGCGATCGTTCCATCATTTTTACTCAGGCAGAAAACCGTTTGGATGCACAAAAGGCTGTTATCCTAAAACTTTTAGAAAATCACAATTAG
- a CDS encoding LEPBI_I2431 family sigma-54 regulated protein yields the protein MLNTRRTDRIESLDWDDLVLKLFSINERPEFLLAKIGNISELGVSGFVDQDIQIKDRDLVTGIIESDLTRSRISFKGKIAWMKETNQGLLFGIKFSEELILPNFIIARSMAESAA from the coding sequence ATGCTGAATACAAGACGAACCGATCGAATAGAATCTTTGGACTGGGATGATTTGGTCTTAAAACTTTTTTCTATTAATGAAAGACCGGAATTCCTACTCGCAAAAATTGGAAATATTTCTGAACTTGGAGTGAGTGGTTTTGTCGATCAGGATATCCAAATAAAGGACAGAGACCTTGTTACCGGAATCATTGAAAGTGACTTAACCAGGTCTCGCATTTCATTCAAAGGAAAAATCGCCTGGATGAAAGAAACCAACCAAGGACTTCTATTTGGGATCAAATTTTCAGAAGAACTAATCCTGCCCAATTTTATCATTGCCAGGTCAATGGCAGAATCGGCAGCCTAA
- a CDS encoding TetR/AcrR family transcriptional regulator, protein MILRLPLRERKKQSIQTSILQVAKQLFQEKGYSAVTVSEIADSADVSVKTLFTYFRSKEDLAFQDEILFCDELIKSLLSRKETDSLFEAFKQFLWNLIQSIDPEVLIESLPGFHPWMDSPDLEQRYLLLWEHYEVRLSDALQLESNQGEFNPILRVISGQMISVIRILGSKAFKEYLQPIPIALRHRALEKWLLGSLQMLSGIQGYSNATK, encoded by the coding sequence ATGATCCTTAGACTACCTCTTAGAGAGCGAAAAAAACAGAGCATTCAAACTTCCATTTTGCAAGTCGCAAAGCAATTGTTCCAAGAAAAGGGGTATTCTGCGGTTACCGTATCTGAAATTGCAGATTCTGCAGATGTCTCTGTCAAAACCCTCTTCACCTATTTTCGATCGAAAGAAGACCTCGCCTTTCAAGATGAAATTTTATTTTGTGACGAACTGATCAAAAGTCTTCTCAGTAGAAAAGAAACAGATTCTTTGTTTGAGGCATTCAAACAGTTTCTTTGGAACTTGATTCAATCTATTGATCCAGAAGTTTTAATCGAATCATTGCCAGGTTTTCATCCGTGGATGGACAGTCCTGATTTGGAACAGAGGTACTTATTGCTTTGGGAACATTATGAAGTCAGATTATCTGATGCTTTGCAGTTAGAAAGTAATCAGGGCGAGTTCAACCCAATTTTAAGGGTAATTTCAGGACAAATGATATCCGTAATACGCATATTAGGCTCAAAAGCCTTTAAAGAATATTTACAACCGATACCAATTGCACTTAGGCATCGAGCTTTGGAAAAATGGCTCCTTGGATCACTTCAAATGCTGTCAGGGATCCAAGGATATTCAAATGCAACGAAATGA
- a CDS encoding cytochrome-c peroxidase produces MLKKIFTPFLVSLLFLALANCGPSPETKDLQVKAKQIIGALPTKMPGSENDSQELITLGKKLYFEKKLSLNETQSCNSCHNVEGKAAGVDNLPTSPGAFGKNGDRNSPTVLNAGFHFVQFWDGRAADLKAQAKGPILNPVEMAMPSEKEVLKRINEDSEYPALFAKAYPNEKNAVTYDNLAGAIAAFERTLVTSSRFDDFINGDYKAISKEEQEGFKSFLSAGCTSCHSGNLLGGNSYRKIGLVNEYKTADLGLYNVTKKAEDKFFFKVPSLRNIALTGPYFHDGQIKTLDEAVQKMAFHQLGINLSDEETKKIVLFLGTLSDKTRTN; encoded by the coding sequence ATGCTCAAAAAAATATTTACACCTTTTCTTGTTTCCCTTTTATTTTTGGCACTCGCCAATTGTGGACCGTCACCAGAAACCAAAGATTTGCAAGTGAAAGCAAAACAAATCATTGGTGCACTACCTACAAAAATGCCTGGTTCTGAAAACGATAGTCAGGAACTAATTACCCTCGGTAAAAAACTCTATTTCGAGAAAAAGCTGTCCCTGAATGAAACGCAATCTTGTAATTCTTGTCACAACGTAGAAGGAAAAGCTGCTGGAGTAGACAACCTTCCTACATCCCCTGGTGCATTTGGAAAAAATGGTGACAGGAACTCACCGACTGTTCTTAATGCAGGATTCCATTTTGTACAATTTTGGGATGGCCGGGCTGCTGATTTGAAAGCCCAAGCAAAAGGCCCGATTTTAAACCCAGTGGAAATGGCAATGCCTTCTGAAAAGGAAGTGTTAAAACGAATTAATGAAGATTCGGAATACCCAGCATTATTTGCAAAAGCTTATCCAAATGAAAAAAATGCAGTCACTTACGACAATTTAGCAGGTGCAATTGCTGCATTTGAAAGAACGTTGGTGACTTCTTCACGTTTTGATGATTTTATCAATGGAGATTACAAAGCGATTTCTAAAGAAGAACAAGAGGGATTTAAAAGTTTTCTCTCTGCTGGATGCACTTCATGCCATTCCGGCAATTTACTTGGCGGTAATTCTTATAGAAAAATTGGTTTAGTGAATGAATATAAAACTGCTGACCTTGGACTTTATAATGTAACTAAAAAAGCAGAGGATAAATTTTTCTTTAAGGTTCCGAGTTTAAGAAACATTGCCTTGACTGGACCGTACTTTCATGATGGCCAAATCAAAACTTTGGATGAGGCAGTTCAAAAAATGGCATTCCATCAGTTAGGTATCAATCTCTCGGATGAAGAAACGAAGAAAATTGTTCTCTTCCTTGGAACTCTTTCTGACAAAACACGTACCAACTAA
- a CDS encoding HpcH/HpaI aldolase/citrate lyase family protein, whose protein sequence is MALTHPQSALFAGEKPFPIIPACEHFAGSEKLITKALELQNKLGGLFDITMDCEDGAQTGKEKEHAEMIVRIQNSELNKHKMSGVRIHDYTNEHWRGDVDILVPGAGNVIAYITIPKPTKASQVKEQITYIQEACKKAGIKREIPIHVLIETHGALNDVFEIAALPWLQVLDFGLMDFISGHHGAIPASCMKSPGQFDHELLRRGKSNLVAAALMNGVIPAHNVTLDLKNIYQTYADAKRAHDEFGFLRMWSIYPAQIQSILDAMAPNFAETQTACDILIKAQDAEWGPIQHDGDLHDRATYRYFWELVQRAKLTGQKLPDEVEKRFFSN, encoded by the coding sequence ATGGCACTGACTCACCCGCAATCAGCACTCTTTGCAGGAGAAAAACCTTTCCCTATCATCCCTGCTTGTGAACACTTCGCTGGATCTGAAAAACTCATCACTAAAGCCCTTGAGTTGCAAAATAAACTCGGTGGACTTTTCGACATCACGATGGACTGCGAAGACGGTGCCCAAACTGGAAAAGAAAAAGAACACGCTGAGATGATTGTTCGCATTCAAAATTCTGAACTGAACAAACATAAGATGAGTGGAGTTCGTATCCATGATTATACAAACGAACATTGGAGAGGAGATGTCGATATCCTTGTTCCTGGAGCAGGAAATGTAATTGCCTATATCACGATCCCAAAGCCGACAAAAGCAAGTCAGGTGAAAGAGCAAATCACTTACATTCAAGAAGCATGCAAAAAAGCAGGGATCAAAAGAGAAATTCCAATTCACGTTTTGATTGAAACCCACGGGGCACTAAACGATGTATTCGAAATTGCTGCTCTTCCTTGGTTACAAGTTTTAGATTTTGGCTTAATGGATTTTATTTCCGGACACCACGGTGCAATTCCAGCATCTTGTATGAAATCACCAGGCCAATTTGACCATGAACTTCTACGCCGCGGAAAATCAAATTTAGTAGCAGCAGCACTAATGAATGGAGTAATTCCTGCTCATAACGTAACTTTGGATCTAAAAAACATCTACCAAACGTATGCTGATGCAAAACGTGCGCATGATGAATTCGGGTTTTTGCGAATGTGGTCCATTTATCCTGCACAAATCCAATCCATTTTGGATGCAATGGCTCCTAACTTTGCAGAAACGCAAACTGCTTGCGACATTCTAATCAAAGCCCAAGACGCAGAATGGGGTCCGATCCAACATGACGGTGACTTACATGACCGCGCAACATACCGATATTTCTGGGAACTTGTCCAAAGAGCAAAACTCACAGGACAGAAACTTCCA